The sequence GAAGCACAATTTTCTCACGAATTTTCACCGACTTTCTTGACAATGGATCTTCTTCCTGAAGCATTTTAAACCCAGTCAATTCCAGCATAATATCTTTTGAAAGATTATATTCACTGAAAAGGACATTCCAGAATTCACCGAATTTAGGATTATCTTTAATATAGTAAGTCAATGGGAAATAGGATTTGTTCATACTCATCATTGAGTTTAAAACTAAAGTTTTAAAGAAGTCAGAACCTTTATACAATTCTCTCACTTCGTCGAATCTTCCCTCTTCTTTCAACTGCTGCATTGCAAAACCAAAACCGAAGAAACCGGGAACATTCTGTTTCAACTGCGACCAGGATCCTACAAAAGGAATGGCTCTTAAATCTTCAAATTTCAACTCGTTTCCACCACCACGTTTTGACGGACGACTTCCGATATTGGTTTTTCCGTAATATTCGAGTGTACTCATCTCCTGAAGATAAGGGACAAACATCGGATGCGCCTTTAAATCTGAATATTTTTTATAACTGATATTGGCCAGCTCAAGAATTAGCGCTCTTTCTTTTTCAGTTAAATCCTTTTTAGAGTTTTTAAACACATCATTTTCTACTCCGGCAGTCAACAGCTGTTCAAAATTATACTTTGCCTGCTCTTTATTTCCGAAAATACTTGTAATGGTTTGCCCCTGGATGGTTAATTCAATTTTATTATTGGCAATAGTTTTTCCTTGAGAAGCGTAGAAATCGTGTGTTTTTCCACCACCTCTTGCCGGTGGACCGCCTCTACCGTCGAAGAAGACTACTTTAATACCATTCTCTTCTGACAGTTTAGTCAAAACTTCTTTCGCTTTATAAATTTCCCAATTGGCTTTCAAATAACCTCCGTCTTTAGTTCCGTCTGAGAACCCAAGCATAATCGTCTGCTGATTCCCTCTTCTCTCAAGATGTTTCTGATAAATCGGATTTTTATACAATTCGGTCATTACACTTTCGGCATTATCTAGACCTTCCATCGTTTCAAAAAGCGGAACAATATCCATATTGATTTCTTCGTCCTTGTAGCCTGTAATTTTGAAGAATGCATACACATTCATCACATCTTTCACCGCATCAGAATTGGAGATGATGTATCGATTCATCCCTCGGTTTCCGTTGGCAAACTGAATATCTTTTACCTGAGCGACGTTGATTAAAGTATCTTTTATAATATCCTCAAAACCATCAGCATCTATTTTCTCTGAAACCTGAATTAACTGATTAAATTTCTCATCGTTGCTAACCTCAGATTCACCAAATTTAGCTTTATAAACATCATCAATCACCTGTTGGTGGATTCTGCTGTCTTGTCTGATATCCAAAGTTGCAAAGTGAGTTCCGAAGATCTTCACACGGTCTTTGAAATTTTCAAGCTGATCGATGAAAAGAGAATTATGTTGTTCTACCAATATTTTCTCGGCTTCATTTAATCTTTTAAGAATATCTTCTGCGGTGATTCTTTCATTTCTAAAAATCGCAGTATAAAGCTCAGCACTCAGTTGTCCCAGAACTTCCGAAACTCCTCTGAAACTTAATCTTCTTCTTACATCTTTTAAATTTCCATAATATGATTTTAAAATGGCTGAACGCAGTTCTTCAGAAACTCTTTTCGTAACATCTGCTGTCACAAAAGGATTTCCGTCTCTGTCACCACCCGGCCAGAAACCAAGCTGAATGAGATCTTCATGCAAAT comes from Chryseobacterium sp. 3008163 and encodes:
- a CDS encoding phosphoenolpyruvate carboxylase; the protein is MRHDQRAEKFRQIVENKFQIYNSLFMSLPYDKMTNIGMLLPFLYEESKEGYHAGKTPEQIVEEFFANHTDLHTEEQKLELLFKIIQYIERQVVLFDSIEDAAFPNLHSESDSGTVTNLFERSLQDHKLEKVREKLRDFTVKVVFTAHPTQFYPSSVQRILHDLRKSITDDSITNIDMLLQQLGKTPFVNKEKPTPIDEALSIIHYLRYVYYDTIGELFTKIKTTFGNGHFHLHEDLIQLGFWPGGDRDGNPFVTADVTKRVSEELRSAILKSYYGNLKDVRRRLSFRGVSEVLGQLSAELYTAIFRNERITAEDILKRLNEAEKILVEQHNSLFIDQLENFKDRVKIFGTHFATLDIRQDSRIHQQVIDDVYKAKFGESEVSNDEKFNQLIQVSEKIDADGFEDIIKDTLINVAQVKDIQFANGNRGMNRYIISNSDAVKDVMNVYAFFKITGYKDEEINMDIVPLFETMEGLDNAESVMTELYKNPIYQKHLERRGNQQTIMLGFSDGTKDGGYLKANWEIYKAKEVLTKLSEENGIKVVFFDGRGGPPARGGGKTHDFYASQGKTIANNKIELTIQGQTITSIFGNKEQAKYNFEQLLTAGVENDVFKNSKKDLTEKERALILELANISYKKYSDLKAHPMFVPYLQEMSTLEYYGKTNIGSRPSKRGGGNELKFEDLRAIPFVGSWSQLKQNVPGFFGFGFAMQQLKEEGRFDEVRELYKGSDFFKTLVLNSMMSMNKSYFPLTYYIKDNPKFGEFWNVLFSEYNLSKDIMLELTGFKMLQEEDPLSRKSVKIREKIVLPLLSIQQYALMKIQKGEGNKEAYEKLVTRSLFGNINASRNSA